The genomic stretch AATAATATGTTTACCATGAAAATGGTATAAACTTCAAATCAATTAAACATATTAGGTTCCCAAATAAAAAAGAATTGAAATGAACACCTAAACTCAtatctattttaaattttgaatgaaCCTCACAAAATACATATCTAATCACTTGTTTGACCAACAATATTATACAATAAGCATTATTATTAAGTTCTATGGagattcaaaaattgaaaaacctgcaaaacaaaatagaaatcaaatttgaattcaaacaataaaatagaaaccagaatataaaacagaaaatagaaaaagaaaatagagagagaggagcTCACCTGTCAGCCCAGCAACCCACGCAGCTGCCCAAGAGCAAGCCCACGAAGCCAGCCCACACCAACCACCGTATTCCATCGATTAAATAGAAGAAAACCTAGGTCGTCTTCTTCTCTGAGCTCGACACCGCGGCAGCGCCAGTCGACGCtgtcctcgtcgacgataaggatgcCCCGGACGCTGCAGAAGGTTCCTGAACCTCTTCCAATCCCTCTCACGTCCGTCTGGTCCATAAAGCTTCAAGATTCGCGCCCAGGACATCGTCATCATCACCGTTCCATCTCCACCACTACCGTCGGTGAAGGATGAACCAGACCTTgccgagctctataaataggctaggagcttctccaggaaaccctagaacctcgTTGCCCATCGATATCTTCTCATAAGCCCTCTATCTCTCGCTTTCTTCCACTCACTTTCGCCAGGCTAACCAAGCAGTCTAGGCAATGCGCATCATCACCAGAAGCATCCTGGAGGAGCACAGCATCAAGGGGAGCCCGGTGCACCGCCAATTTTGGATTTCCCTTTTTCGGTATTTCACCAGTAATAGCTAAATCGAGGTCAACTCCGGTAGCAATCGTCGCCGTCAACTATACCATCATAttcagggtgagtttgcgcgtTTGTAGATCCAACTCTTGCTTCCTATCATGCATCCTAGCCCTAGTTTGGACCTTGGCCGAGCCGCACTGCCGCAGATGAGTTCGCCAGAGTAGCTCCGGTGACCTTTAGGTGGTGGCGTTGATACTCCCTTGCTCAACATCGAGTCGTGGGATCGAACGCActtcaaatcatcatctctagTGCCATGTATCGCCGTCGCCATCGTTCACCGGCGTGCTCTCCGGCGAGAGTGACATGTCCCCGCTACCTCAGCAGCTTTGACTTGGTCTTCTGCCCGCATGGCAGTTTACTGGTCAAAGGCCCCACATGTCTGTCTCTAGGGCTAGGGTATGAATCAGTATGTTTAGTATTtcgtttaaatttcaaattctagaaaataactgaaactttgctagaatttataaaattcattttagctgagaaaaatataaataagatatccaaattctcacaaaaataaactctattcaataaaaatataatataaaaatgtttgtcaaaataaaattcaattattttaacctttattaattatgccttttcatttatcctagattcaaataaaattcaataattagttaagtttccaaattaaataatagctattcagtaactaagtaaaatattaagattaattttatttatcatattttcattaccttaaatattagtggtatttcATAAATCAtaaattgcaaattaccatttactatttcCTTTAAGTAATAACAAagtaagaaaatattaaaagataATATTAATTTTGGTATTTCAAAAGTTTACTAATTATTATTTAACAACAACTATAAACCCTAATTTCTAAATTAAACCCTAAATAGTATTTACCTTAATTATTACATcttttgaaaattaataaaatgctaaaccattactaattttatttcaaagtacttaatcacattaaatcTATTACCAATTGTTATTTGAAGAATAATATCATAATTTAGAGACCTAGTTCTAAAATAAATAGAAACTTAACTTCATTATTTTATGTCATCATCCTAAATTAGattcaatcctaaaaccctaggggtttatccCATGTGATCGTGTAAACTTCACCTTCACCTATAGAACCTtaataagaaacaaatgaatgcatgctcatgatcaACTAAAATAAAACCAACTCACATGAAGTCATCATTCCATGTCTTCATTCTTGAATAAAccttatatgatccactagtgccatttAGGTGCAAAACCTAGTTTGTTACTCTCATATtaacaccattgatcaccatccctaaataccacaccatcggaatcaacctcaaccatcataccCTAGTAGAACTAGGGTGATCAACAATAATATCAATCTTGGATAGCAATTCACCTTACTTGCTCCTactcaactaaaccttacttgggGATGATAAACCATCTAGCTTAGAAACCCATTATTGGTTATTTAGTAAAGAAAAtgagaagtcatagtaaaccctaatgtttaactcatagtaccaccttgataaccatcctttaatatgatacatatgatcaaccatagtaataaaccttcaaatacttgctgcatatagacccattatacttaagaaccaactagtccctagtagtgaactaaatgaacccaatagtaaaccctagaagcacattgcatctcatactatgcattatagcatatgtgctagttctttaaacattgtccttaccggacgatgatggtatttcggaatttggagttatcccgtattgaagcttttgcctgcataattgacacgcgtacagcacgcgaccgttgggaaccccaagtggaaggtgtgatgcgtacagcagtaagtttccctcagttagaaaccaaggtttatcgaaccagtaggagtcaagaagcacgttgaaggttgatggcggcgagatgtagtgcggcgcaacaccgaggattccggcgccaacgtggaacctgcacaacacaaaccaagtactttgccccaacgaaacagcgaggttgtcaatctcacctggcttgctgtaacaaaggattagatgtatagtgtggatgatgattgtttgcgagaaaacagtagaacgagtattgcgatagattgtatttcgagtaaagagaattggaccggggtccacagttcactagaggtgtctctcccataagataaacgagcatgttgggtgaacaaattacggttgggcaattgacaaataaagagggcatgaccatgcacatacatattatgatgagtatagtgagatttaattgggcattacgacaaagtacatagaccgctatccgagcatgcatctatgcctaaaaagtccaccttcgaggttatcatccgaacccctccgagtattaagttgctaacaacagacaattgcattaagtattgcgcgtaatgtaatcggtaactacatcctcgaacatagcaccaatgttttatccctagtggcaacgacacatccataatcttagagatttctgtcacttcccagattcacggagacatgaacccactatcgagcataaatactccctcttggagttacaagcatctacttggccggagcatctactagtaacggagagcatgcaagatcataaacaacacatagatataaattgataatcaacataacatagtattctctattcatcggatcccaacaaacgcaacatatagaattacggatagatgatcttgatcatgttcggcagctcacaagacccgacaattaagcacaatggggagaagacaaccatctagctactgctatggacccatagtccaggggtagactactcacacatcactccggaggcgaccatggcggcgtagagtcctccgggagatgattcccctctccggcggggtgccggaggcgatctctcgaatccccgagatgggattggcggcggcggcgtctccggaaggttttccgtatcgtggctctcgatgctgggggtttcgcgacggaggctatttgtaggcggaagggcaggtcgggggccacacgaggggcccacactacaggtcggcgcggccgggacttgggccgcgccgcctagggtgtggccacctcgtggccccacttcgtctcctcttcggtcttccggaggcttcgtggcaaaataggaccccgggcgttgatttcgtccaattccgagaatatttctttactaggatttcgaaaccaaaaacagcgagaaaacagacaaactgtcacttcggcatcttgttaataggttagttccagaaaatgcacgaatatgacataaagtgtgcataaaacatgtagataacatcaataatgtggcatggaacataagaaattatcgatacgtcggagacgtatcagcatccccaagcttagttcctgctcgtcccgagcaggtaaacgataaacaaagataatttctggagtgacatgccatcataatcttgatcatactatttgtaaagcataggagctgagatcaaatcattcaaagcaagtatctatattgacataagagatgataatgcaagagttagacaagctaaaagttttcatgaactattgctttaaagacatgcaaccgtacaaagttcattaaagatgtattaagtattcagcatagaagttctatccttcattccaagcatcaagtaaattttcacaacataagaaggattcagtcaagtaaacataaacatgaacgtcatgaatcaactgtttcgaagtctactcaatcggtgagcgcaagcatttggtattagcaccaggatgttatggcataaagaacgttaatgggggtttggaaggccaaatggaagaaaggcttgcaaagctgtaaatgaccattagacaagaggaagccttatgatcgaagctatgcaaggagtagtgattgccatgcaacggatgcacatagagctatatgtgtatgaaagctctccaatggaactagtgggggtgcatccaacttggttgctcacgaagacctagagcacttttgaggaggctcatcattggaatatacaacccaagttctatagtaaattccccacatagttatactagtaaaacatgaaaactctctcatatgaatgAAGGTGctgaacatgagcacaaatgatgactatgaataatgctggtgctaaaacatgagcacaagtgtggataaaagatagtaatgctgcaccttttttctttattctcttttttcttttttcttttttttctttttcttttttctttcttttcatttttttctttcttctctttttcttttctttttgatggcctccacggctcttttcatttttaggggcaacatcctaatatgacaacacactttttggtacaaataactcataatgaatgaaacatgatgtatgaaactgtatgcctctgcggtgtagcaggatgtgcaatgatctagcgtaacatgggtaaaccacacatcagctgtatatgatcatgcaaagcaatatataaataataaatgacaacatggcatgtaatgtaaaaatggatgttgcatggcaatatatctcggaacagctatggaaatgctgtggtaggtaggtatggtggctattttgaggagatgtatgggcttatgtgtaggagaacaagagaaagttctcccacgggtttggatgtactggcgaagtatgcacaattctcaatgtgagcaaaaggcaatgcacagtaccgaagaggctagcaaatttggatggtggaagtgccaaaaaccgtagcttaacattagtcaaaaagaactcacaagcttattgcaaacaactagcaggttcatcattaagagcatgattaaaatttactccaaggagggccgttcacggtggcacaagtaccccgctagctccctcgaccttcagcacaacttagttattatgatgaactctcagacatggaaagctatcaagtccaactacgccttcaactatttaaatagagtttgtagtacggcacaagcttaaagacaacaatccactactaattttaactcatttatccagcaagccttaccatctaaatatctcaaaacatttgcaaagaatcaagttatcaaagctgaatgttctacaagtattttattatatactaccacatgcaacatttcccgtttccaaccatacaacaatttaacgaagaagaaactttgccatgaatattatgagtaaagcctaaggacatacttgtccatatgctacagcggagcgtgtctctctcccaaaaagtgaatgctaggatccattttattcaaacaaaacaaaaacaaaaacaaaccgacgctccaagaaaagcacataagctgtgatggaataaaaatatagtttcaggggaggaacctgataatgttgtcgatgaagaaggggatgccttgggcatccccaagcttagacgcttgagtcttcttgatatatgcaggggtgaaccaccggggcatccccaagcttagagctttcactctccttgatcatgttgtatcatctccctctcttgatccttgaaaacttcctccacaccaaacttagaacaactcattagagggttagtgcacaatcaaaatatacatgttcagaggtgacataatcattcttaacacttctggacattgcacaaagctactgaaagtcaatggaatcgaaatatccattgaacataacaaaactggcaatgcgaaataaaaggcagaatctgtcaaaacagaacagttcgtattaacgaattttatcgaggcaccagacttgctcaaatgaaaattctcaaattgaatgaaagttgcgtacatatctgaggatcactcatgtaaattggcataattttctgagttacctacagagaaaacagcccagattcgtgacagcaaagaaatctgtttctgcgcagtaatccaaatctagtatgaactttactatcaacgactttacttggcacaacaaaacactaaactaagataaggagaggttgctacagtagtaaacaacttccaagacacaaaataaaataaactactgtagtaaaaaccatgggttgtctcccataagcgcttttctttaacgcctttcagctaggcgcggaaagtgtgtatcaagtattatcaagagacgaagtgtcaacatcataatttgttctaataatagaatcaaaaggtaacttcattctctttctagggaagtgttccatacctttcttgagaggaaattgatatttaatattaccttccttcatatcaatgatagcaccaacagttcgaagaaaaggtcttcccaatataatgggacaagatgcattgcattcaataaccaagacaacaaaatcaacggggacaaggttattattaacggtaatgcgaacattatcaactttccccaaaggtttctttgtagaatgatcagcaagattaacatccaaataacaatttttcagcggtggcaagtcaagcatattataaattttcttaggcataacagaaatatttgcaccaagatcacataaagcattacaatcaaaatctttaaccttcatcttaatgatgggttcccaaccatcctctaactttctaggaatagaggcttcgcgctctagtttctcttctctagcttttatgagagcatttgtaatatgttgcgtgaaagccaaatttatagcactagcattaggactcttagcaagtttttgcaagaactttataacttcagagatgtggcaatcatcaaaattcaaaccattataatctaaagcaatgggatcatcatccccaatgttggaaaaaatttcagcagttttatcacaggcagtttcagcagttttagcagtttcaggcagtttctcgcgctttgcattagaagtggaaacattgctaacaccaattcttttattagtaatagtaggaggtgcagcaacatgtgtagcattagcattactagtggtggtaatagtccaaactttagctatattctcttctttttcattttcttctttttcccacctagcacgcaattcggccatcaatcttatattattTACAAGATATAATGCTGTTGCAATCCCTGCCTTCTCAGGGCTTGGACGGTGCCCGCATCGCCGTGTGGGGCCACCACCGACAACCCTTTCCTTTATTTTCTTTTCCGTTCGCATCTCATCTCCCCCTGATCCCATCGTCCTCATCCTCCCGAGCTCCCTGCTCTCCGGTAAAATAAGTTTAGGTTTTCTGGCCGGCGGCAATCGCCAGCATCGCCTCCCCCCTCTCTAATCTTTTCTGCTTCGGCGGCGCCCACCCTAGGAACAAGCTCGCCAGATAGACTCGCCCGGCCCTTTTCCCCTTACGCAGGGGAGGCACACATCGCGAGTGGCTCGCCGGCGGTGTCATCGACCAGCGAACAGAGGGAGGCAACATCCGGCGCGCGGCCACGAGGCTCGAGCGCGCACGCGCGTACGAGCTGAATATCGAgtccgcggcggcggtggtggcgcttGCTAGCGGTAGCCAGTCGGAGGAGACGGGCGCGGTGAGTACCGCGGGACGCAGAGCCGGTTGCTGCTCGCGGCCGCATGTGGTCGGCTCGGCGTCGGTGAGTTAAACGCAGCACAGTTGGCGTGTGGCGGCTCTGCATGAGGTGGTCGGGGCCAGCACCCAGCAGAGCTTGCGGCGGCTCGGGTGTGACGGCGCACGCGAGGCTGCACGGCGTATTGATGTCCAGACTCGGGTGTGGCATGCATCTCACGTGGCGGCCTGCTTGGTGCAGCGCGACGATGAATTGAGGACGATGAAGAGTGCAAAGAGAGGCGACGGAGGTAAGAAGTTGAGCAGGCATGCTGTGTTTAATACTACAGCAAGGAGATCAGCATGTCCAGCAGCCGGGTGCACATGGTGTGGCGAACGGCAGCAGCACCTGATGGTGAGCACCAGCTATCGAGTTCTAATCGTTAGGTAAGAATTTGTTGATGTCTAGGCCCGAAATCAGGCTGACTGTAACTCTCCTTCCCCCATGTCCATTGATGTTTCATCTGCATTGTTTCCTGCAGCTTTTAGTATATTGGTATCTTGGGAGTGCACTCTGAATTCAAAACATGCTATGCTAGCTATCTACATATGCGACAACAAATGCGTATTGCCAGAAGTATTATTGATGCATAGTGTTATTTTGCAGGCTTTGCTATCAGCTCTGTTCTTTCCAAGGGATCTCTGGTCATGATTCATTGGACCATAGGTAATATACTGAGATAAAGGACCATATAAATTTTCAACATGGGCAAACGTTATTCCAGTACAACTTTTTTCTGCTTTGTTTTATGCTTATGTTTTATGATTTATGCTCCtgtgatgtatgatatatatgtatAGTTGTGGGATTAGATTTGCAAATATCCGCAAAACAATTATGACCGTATGCTCGATCTATTTATTTAGTTTTCACTATGATGATTTTCCATGTTCATTATTTCATTTGTACAATGCACACGCATGCTGTTCATTATTTTACTTCGTCTGTTATTTTCATAGGCACACTTAACATCTTCCAAGTTTAGAAATTTATACTGTAATAATAATATCTCAGATTTCcctccttgaatttctttgtgtaTTATATCTCGCTAGATCGATCCTCTTCGAATTTCTTAGTGCGTTTTTTGTCCTCCAATTTACTGAATGCAAtcaaggattttttttttaacaccaagaagcaataattaTGTTTCGTATACATCAACGATTTGTTTTGCACATATGTTGTATGTCATCCGGATAAAAAAATTATGCTGGCATTTACATTAAAATCAACAAACACAAAAGTTCCCCCCATTGAAACTATAATAAGCATCTGCTCTGTTTTCATCTCGCATTAATCAAATTTCACAAACTAATATACAACTCA from Lolium rigidum isolate FL_2022 chromosome 4, APGP_CSIRO_Lrig_0.1, whole genome shotgun sequence encodes the following:
- the LOC124706409 gene encoding uncharacterized protein LOC124706409; translation: MKSAKRGDGGKKLSRHAVFNTTARRSACPAAGCTWCGERQQHLMVSTSYRVLIVRLCYQLCSFQGISGHDSLDHSDMQEYNPELQHFLSWQKDEALEMGCHVTEEDRLRSAAETFPLRILRCHE